Proteins co-encoded in one Pseudomonadota bacterium genomic window:
- the hflC gene encoding protease modulator HflC: MNFKGIGSVIALLVAAMVASMSFFTVSETKLALKLRFGEIIKADYDPGLHFKWPIDNVLKFEKRLMTVDTRPTRFLTGGTKYVLIDFFVKWRIIDVDLFYRATGGSEPVAVTRLLSIVTDGLRKAVAERSIKQLVSAERSDFMEGMLISTTEIASELGIDLIDVRVKRIDLPDEVSGSVFERMRQERVRIAKQLRAEGAERSEEIKSNADRERTILLAAAYKQSEITRGEGDAEAAAIYADAYSQDAEFYSFHRSLQAYRSAFRGHGDLLVLDPDSEFFNYLKSSDGKK; encoded by the coding sequence ATGAATTTTAAAGGAATTGGCAGCGTCATCGCGTTGCTGGTCGCTGCGATGGTTGCCAGCATGTCTTTCTTTACGGTCTCGGAAACCAAACTGGCGCTGAAGCTCCGCTTCGGTGAAATCATCAAAGCCGACTATGATCCGGGCCTGCATTTCAAGTGGCCGATCGACAACGTCTTAAAGTTCGAAAAGCGCCTGATGACGGTCGACACACGGCCGACGCGGTTTTTGACCGGCGGCACGAAGTACGTGCTAATCGATTTTTTTGTCAAATGGCGCATCATCGATGTCGATCTTTTCTATCGAGCTACCGGAGGCAGCGAGCCGGTTGCGGTCACGCGCCTGCTTTCGATCGTTACCGACGGCCTGCGCAAGGCGGTTGCGGAGAGAAGCATCAAGCAACTGGTTTCCGCCGAGCGCTCTGATTTCATGGAGGGCATGCTGATCTCCACCACGGAAATTGCGTCGGAACTGGGTATCGATTTGATCGATGTGCGGGTCAAGCGTATCGATCTGCCCGATGAAGTCAGCGGCTCGGTGTTCGAGCGCATGCGGCAAGAGAGAGTCCGTATCGCCAAGCAACTCAGGGCCGAAGGCGCGGAGCGTTCCGAGGAAATCAAATCGAATGCCGATCGCGAAAGAACCATTCTGCTGGCCGCGGCTTACAAACAGTCGGAAATCACCCGTGGTGAGGGAGACGCCGAGGCCGCTGCGATTTATGCCGATGCCTACAGTCAGGATGCGGAGTTTTATTCTTTCCACCGCAGTCTGCAGGCGTATCGCTCCGCTTTCAGAGGACACGGCGACCTGCTGGTCCTGGACCCGGATAGCGAGTTTTTCAATTATCTGAAATCATCCGACGGCAAAAAATAA
- a CDS encoding DUF2065 domain-containing protein codes for MQWSDLLTAFALVLVIEGLLPFANPRSAQRLYQQLSTAPVEFLRRIGLISIVLGLLILYLVR; via the coding sequence ATGCAGTGGTCGGATTTGCTGACGGCGTTCGCGCTGGTCCTGGTGATCGAGGGCCTGCTGCCTTTTGCCAACCCACGATCGGCGCAACGGCTATACCAGCAGTTGTCGACGGCTCCGGTAGAGTTCTTAAGACGCATCGGCCTGATCAGTATCGTCCTGGGTTTGCTGATTCTCTACCTGGTGAGATAA